One stretch of Danio rerio strain Tuebingen ecotype United States chromosome 6, GRCz12tu, whole genome shotgun sequence DNA includes these proteins:
- the hyal1 gene encoding hyaluronidase-1 isoform X2 has product MSLDLWRKPEHPEETKLPFISIWNAPTERCKSRFGVELDLSVFDIVHNPNQTFMGDNITIFYSDKLGKYPHYGPNDEPIYGGVPQNASLNEHLKKADEDLRKNIPDPEFQGLAIIDWEKWRPLWERNWDSKEVYWKASRAIVKAKHPTWSPDQIETEAVKEFEASSMAFMVETLKLGRRERPGGLWGFYGFPCCYNYQYKKNETYTGECPALEMKRNDKLAWMWNVSSALYPDIYLDLGLRGRGQDILLYSRYRILEAMRVREKTTHQMPSVFPYARIAFTYSMEFLSQDDLVHTIGESVALGASGVVLWGDGNFSRTKRACEAVRDYLDITLGRYIVNVTEAAFLCSRKVCSSQGRCVRRDPSASVYLHLNPEMWSIIPRAQLPGAITGGPSYVAHRRLWTGQEETSRFTDSFRCQCFPGWEGEQCQKPVPVETFT; this is encoded by the exons CTCCCGTTTATTTCCATATGGAACGCACCAACAGAGCGCTGCAAGTCTCGATTTGGAGTGGAACTGGATTTGAGCGTCTTCGACATCGTGCACAACCCTAACCAGACATTCATGGGCGACAACATCACTATATTTTACTCCGATAAGTTAGGAAAATATCCCCACTATGGTCCTAACGATGAACCGATATATGGAGGTGTTCCTCAAAATGCCAGTCTGAACGAACACCTAAAGAAAGCAGATGAAGACCTGCGCAAAAACATACCGGATCCTGAATTTCAAGGACTGGCTATTATTGACTGGGAGAAATGGAGACCACTGTGGGAACGTAACTGGGACTCTAAGGAAGTCTACTGGAAAGCTTCGAGAGCAATAGTGAAAGCCAAACATCCTACCTGGAGTCCGGATCAGATAGAAACTGAAGCTGTAAAGGAATTTGAAGCATCTTCCATGGCCTTTATGGTGGAGACATTAAAACTAGGCCGTAGAGAGCGTCCTGGAGGATTATGGGGGTTTTATGGCTTCCCTTGCTGCTATAATTATCAGTATAAAAAGAACGAGACTTACACGGGTGAGTGTCCGGCTCTGGAGATGAAGAGGAATGATAAACTGGCCTGGATGTGGAACGTCAGCTCCGCTTTGTACCCTGATATCTATCTGGATCTCGGACTTCGGGGCCGCGGTCAGGACATTTTGCTGTACAGCAGGTATCGGATCCTGGAGGCCATGAGGGTAAGGGAAAAGACCACCCATCAGATGCCCTCCGTTTTCCCCTACGCCAGGATCGCCTTCACATACTCTATGGAGTTTCTCTCACAG GATGACTTGGTGCACACCATTGGCGAGAGTGTCGCTCTTGGAGCCTCCGGTGTCGTGCTGTGGGGAGATGGAAACTTCTCTCGAACAAAG AGGGCCTGTGAAGCGGTTCGGGATTATCTGGACATCACACTTGGCCGCTATATAGTGAACGTGACGGAGGCAGCATTTCTGTGCAGCAGGAAAGTGTGCTCTTCTCAGGGCCGGTGTGTCCGAAGGGACCCGAGCGCCTCAGTTTACCTTCATCTCAATCCAGAAATGTGGTCCATCATTCCAAGAGCTCAGCTTCCAGGTGCCATCACTGGCGGCCCATCCTATGTGGCTCACAGGAGGCTCTGGACGGGTCAAGAAGAAACCAGTAGATTCACAGACAGTTTCAGGTGCCAGTGTTTTCCTGGGTGGGAAGGAGAGCAATGTCAAAAACCAGTGCCTGTGGAGACTTTCACATAA
- the hyal1 gene encoding hyaluronidase-1 isoform X1, with protein MDRSGRRTCLLMVFSMCSASVLSQPLIKLPFISIWNAPTERCKSRFGVELDLSVFDIVHNPNQTFMGDNITIFYSDKLGKYPHYGPNDEPIYGGVPQNASLNEHLKKADEDLRKNIPDPEFQGLAIIDWEKWRPLWERNWDSKEVYWKASRAIVKAKHPTWSPDQIETEAVKEFEASSMAFMVETLKLGRRERPGGLWGFYGFPCCYNYQYKKNETYTGECPALEMKRNDKLAWMWNVSSALYPDIYLDLGLRGRGQDILLYSRYRILEAMRVREKTTHQMPSVFPYARIAFTYSMEFLSQDDLVHTIGESVALGASGVVLWGDGNFSRTKRACEAVRDYLDITLGRYIVNVTEAAFLCSRKVCSSQGRCVRRDPSASVYLHLNPEMWSIIPRAQLPGAITGGPSYVAHRRLWTGQEETSRFTDSFRCQCFPGWEGEQCQKPVPVETFT; from the exons CTCCCGTTTATTTCCATATGGAACGCACCAACAGAGCGCTGCAAGTCTCGATTTGGAGTGGAACTGGATTTGAGCGTCTTCGACATCGTGCACAACCCTAACCAGACATTCATGGGCGACAACATCACTATATTTTACTCCGATAAGTTAGGAAAATATCCCCACTATGGTCCTAACGATGAACCGATATATGGAGGTGTTCCTCAAAATGCCAGTCTGAACGAACACCTAAAGAAAGCAGATGAAGACCTGCGCAAAAACATACCGGATCCTGAATTTCAAGGACTGGCTATTATTGACTGGGAGAAATGGAGACCACTGTGGGAACGTAACTGGGACTCTAAGGAAGTCTACTGGAAAGCTTCGAGAGCAATAGTGAAAGCCAAACATCCTACCTGGAGTCCGGATCAGATAGAAACTGAAGCTGTAAAGGAATTTGAAGCATCTTCCATGGCCTTTATGGTGGAGACATTAAAACTAGGCCGTAGAGAGCGTCCTGGAGGATTATGGGGGTTTTATGGCTTCCCTTGCTGCTATAATTATCAGTATAAAAAGAACGAGACTTACACGGGTGAGTGTCCGGCTCTGGAGATGAAGAGGAATGATAAACTGGCCTGGATGTGGAACGTCAGCTCCGCTTTGTACCCTGATATCTATCTGGATCTCGGACTTCGGGGCCGCGGTCAGGACATTTTGCTGTACAGCAGGTATCGGATCCTGGAGGCCATGAGGGTAAGGGAAAAGACCACCCATCAGATGCCCTCCGTTTTCCCCTACGCCAGGATCGCCTTCACATACTCTATGGAGTTTCTCTCACAG GATGACTTGGTGCACACCATTGGCGAGAGTGTCGCTCTTGGAGCCTCCGGTGTCGTGCTGTGGGGAGATGGAAACTTCTCTCGAACAAAG AGGGCCTGTGAAGCGGTTCGGGATTATCTGGACATCACACTTGGCCGCTATATAGTGAACGTGACGGAGGCAGCATTTCTGTGCAGCAGGAAAGTGTGCTCTTCTCAGGGCCGGTGTGTCCGAAGGGACCCGAGCGCCTCAGTTTACCTTCATCTCAATCCAGAAATGTGGTCCATCATTCCAAGAGCTCAGCTTCCAGGTGCCATCACTGGCGGCCCATCCTATGTGGCTCACAGGAGGCTCTGGACGGGTCAAGAAGAAACCAGTAGATTCACAGACAGTTTCAGGTGCCAGTGTTTTCCTGGGTGGGAAGGAGAGCAATGTCAAAAACCAGTGCCTGTGGAGACTTTCACATAA
- the hyal1 gene encoding hyaluronidase-1 precursor (The RefSeq protein has 5 substitutions compared to this genomic sequence) encodes MDRSGRRTCLLMVFSMCSASVLSQPLIKLPFISIWNAPTERCKSRFGVELDLSVFDIVHNPNQTFMGDNITIFYSDKLGKYPHYGPNDEPIYGGVPQNASLNEHLKKADEDLRKNIPDPEFQGLAIIDWEKWRPLWERNWDSKEVYWKASRAIVKAKHPTWSPDQIETEAVKEFEASSMAFMVETLKLGRRERSGGLWGFYGFPCCYNYQYKKNETYTGECPALEMKRNDKLAWMWNVSSALYPDIYLDLGLRGRGQDILLYSRYRILEAMRVREKTTHQMTSVFPYARIAFTYSMEFLSQDDLVHTIGESVALGASGVVLWGDGNFSRTKRACEAVRDYLDVTLGRYIVNVTEAAFLCSRKVCSSQGRCVRRDPSASVYLHLNPEMWSIIPRAQLPGPITGGPSYVAHRRLWTGQEETSRFADSFRCQCFPGWEGEQCQKPVPVETFT; translated from the exons CTCCCGTTTATTTCCATATGGAACGCACCAACAGAGCGCTGCAAGTCTCGATTTGGAGTGGAACTGGATTTGAGCGTCTTCGACATCGTGCACAACCCTAACCAGACATTCATGGGCGACAACATCACTATATTTTACTCCGATAAGTTAGGAAAATATCCCCACTATGGTCCTAACGATGAACCGATATATGGAGGTGTTCCTCAAAATGCCAGTCTGAACGAACACCTAAAGAAAGCAGATGAAGACCTGCGCAAAAACATACCGGATCCTGAATTTCAAGGACTGGCTATTATTGACTGGGAGAAATGGAGACCACTGTGGGAACGTAACTGGGACTCTAAGGAAGTCTACTGGAAAGCTTCGAGAGCAATAGTGAAAGCCAAACATCCTACCTGGAGTCCGGATCAGATAGAAACTGAAGCTGTAAAGGAATTTGAAGCATCTTCCATGGCCTTTATGGTGGAGACATTAAAACTAGGCCGTAGAGAGCGTCCTGGAGGATTATGGGGGTTTTATGGCTTCCCTTGCTGCTATAATTATCAGTATAAAAAGAACGAGACTTACACGGGTGAGTGTCCGGCTCTGGAGATGAAGAGGAATGATAAACTGGCCTGGATGTGGAACGTCAGCTCCGCTTTGTACCCTGATATCTATCTGGATCTCGGACTTCGGGGCCGCGGTCAGGACATTTTGCTGTACAGCAGGTATCGGATCCTGGAGGCCATGAGGGTAAGGGAAAAGACCACCCATCAGATGCCCTCCGTTTTCCCCTACGCCAGGATCGCCTTCACATACTCTATGGAGTTTCTCTCACAG GATGACTTGGTGCACACCATTGGCGAGAGTGTCGCTCTTGGAGCCTCCGGTGTCGTGCTGTGGGGAGATGGAAACTTCTCTCGAACAAAG AGGGCCTGTGAAGCGGTTCGGGATTATCTGGACATCACACTTGGCCGCTATATAGTGAACGTGACGGAGGCAGCATTTCTGTGCAGCAGGAAAGTGTGCTCTTCTCAGGGCCGGTGTGTCCGAAGGGACCCGAGCGCCTCAGTTTACCTTCATCTCAATCCAGAAATGTGGTCCATCATTCCAAGAGCTCAGCTTCCAGGTGCCATCACTGGCGGCCCATCCTATGTGGCTCACAGGAGGCTCTGGACGGGTCAAGAAGAAACCAGTAGATTCACAGACAGTTTCAGGTGCCAGTGTTTTCCTGGGTGGGAAGGAGAGCAATGTCAAAAACCAGTGCCTGTGGAGACTTTCACATAA